One window from the genome of Aquabacterium sp. A3 encodes:
- a CDS encoding putative solute-binding protein, which translates to MNRHTPWAAGWRAALVIGLSGGLGAFSSGLHAQTGGNQPLICVWDILGKSGDVYNLLQDQSLHMARLNMHFEMRAYTDERIAVEDYRSGQCAGLVVTGFRARGFNAFTGSIDSMGSALVLRSGQIDMKGSYEVVRRAIAALSSPQAAKLVREGPHEIGGLLPVGAAYPMLRDRSAVRLDQLAGKRIGVFDQDRPQALLIQQLGAQAVSVDIANVGSKFNNGLVDVIHLPAITYKPFELAKGMGTQGAVVRVPAMFPTVQLVFYTQRLPQGFGEASRQFWLSQFDRQMQTIQRSEAGIPARVWQELSPEVLPTYVEALRQGRIAGAQQGLYSKRTLNTLKKVRCSVAPENAECALGTEVE; encoded by the coding sequence ATGAATCGTCACACACCATGGGCAGCCGGCTGGCGTGCCGCGCTGGTCATCGGCCTGAGCGGGGGGCTCGGCGCCTTCTCGTCCGGCCTGCACGCCCAGACCGGCGGCAACCAACCGCTGATCTGCGTGTGGGACATCCTGGGCAAGTCGGGCGACGTCTACAACCTGCTGCAAGACCAGAGCCTGCACATGGCCCGGCTGAACATGCACTTCGAGATGCGCGCCTACACCGACGAACGCATCGCGGTGGAAGACTACCGCTCGGGCCAATGCGCAGGGCTGGTGGTCACGGGCTTTCGGGCGCGCGGCTTCAACGCCTTCACCGGCTCGATCGACAGCATGGGCTCGGCCCTGGTGCTGCGCAGCGGACAGATCGACATGAAGGGCAGCTACGAGGTGGTGCGCCGTGCCATCGCGGCCCTGAGCAGCCCGCAAGCCGCCAAGCTGGTGCGAGAAGGCCCCCATGAAATCGGAGGTTTGCTGCCCGTGGGCGCGGCCTACCCCATGCTGCGTGACCGCAGCGCCGTGCGGCTGGACCAGCTGGCCGGCAAGCGCATCGGCGTGTTCGACCAGGACCGTCCGCAGGCCCTGCTCATTCAGCAACTGGGCGCCCAGGCCGTGTCGGTGGACATCGCCAACGTGGGCAGCAAGTTCAACAACGGCCTGGTCGATGTCATCCACCTGCCCGCCATCACCTACAAGCCCTTCGAGCTGGCCAAGGGCATGGGCACGCAGGGCGCCGTGGTGCGGGTGCCGGCCATGTTCCCCACCGTGCAGCTGGTGTTCTACACCCAGCGCCTGCCCCAGGGCTTTGGCGAGGCCTCGCGCCAGTTCTGGCTGTCGCAGTTCGACCGGCAGATGCAGACCATCCAGCGCTCTGAAGCCGGTATCCCCGCGCGCGTGTGGCAAGAGCTCAGCCCCGAGGTGCTGCCCACCTACGTGGAAGCGCTGCGCCAGGGCCGCATCGCCGGAGCCCAGCAGGGTCTGTACAGCAAACGAACGCTCAACACCCTCAAAAAAGTGCGCTGCTCGGTGGCGCCTGAAAACGCCGAATGCGCCTTGGGCACCGAGGTGGAGTGA